The proteins below come from a single Plantactinospora sp. KBS50 genomic window:
- a CDS encoding iron-containing redox enzyme family protein, which produces MSHKLPEHVPFALGAEQLRQYVVQYATNPIYLDNMDWVNDDNPYRRQLRPQILPHLDFDRVLPRENILDYEGLAVQRLLTSIYEADLMFLPKNGLKDKWADFKSFYSSSNRALGEMIRPSLERFAFGFLDQEVEVSGTWTKKELETYFRSLADRDRDQPSRAEVAIGKSTDRERAARMWLIQFAPDFLSEASPMMRNVLGYYGPAQSEWFKIIIDEYGYGVHDTKHSHLFEKTLASVGLRTDVHHYWQYYLNSSLMMNNYFHYLGKNHELFFRYIGALYYTESTLVEFCQRGADLLTDVFGPEADTEYFTEHVGIDVHHGRMALENLILPLVDTHGDSIIPEIVRGYEEFQLVSEIADHDFAEQIGWMDGQPVNRQLHDPVWAAIQAGRVDAPVAHLVEPRGELSNTHCHDGDELCHIVSGTMRFESGFGSSQILEAGQGIVIHRNRLHGANIESDECVYEIHSIGDHRACLS; this is translated from the coding sequence CTTCCGGAGCACGTCCCCTTCGCGCTCGGCGCCGAGCAGCTGCGTCAGTACGTCGTCCAGTATGCCACAAACCCGATCTATCTGGACAACATGGACTGGGTCAACGACGACAACCCGTACCGTCGCCAGTTGCGCCCCCAGATCCTGCCCCACCTCGACTTTGACCGGGTCCTGCCCCGCGAGAACATCCTGGACTACGAGGGCCTCGCCGTGCAGCGGCTGCTGACCAGCATCTACGAGGCCGACCTGATGTTCCTGCCCAAGAACGGGCTCAAGGACAAGTGGGCAGACTTCAAGAGCTTCTACAGCTCCAGCAACCGCGCCCTCGGGGAGATGATCCGGCCGTCGCTGGAGCGGTTCGCGTTCGGCTTCCTCGACCAGGAGGTCGAGGTCAGTGGCACCTGGACCAAGAAGGAGCTGGAGACCTACTTCCGCTCGCTGGCCGACCGTGACCGCGACCAACCCTCACGCGCCGAGGTCGCCATCGGGAAGTCCACCGACCGCGAACGCGCCGCGCGGATGTGGCTCATCCAGTTCGCCCCGGACTTCCTGTCCGAGGCATCCCCGATGATGCGCAACGTGCTCGGCTACTACGGGCCGGCGCAGTCCGAGTGGTTCAAGATCATCATCGACGAGTACGGGTACGGCGTGCACGACACCAAGCACAGCCACCTGTTCGAGAAGACCCTCGCCTCGGTCGGTCTGCGCACCGACGTGCACCACTACTGGCAGTACTACCTCAACAGCAGCCTCATGATGAACAACTACTTCCACTACCTCGGCAAGAACCATGAGCTGTTCTTCCGCTACATAGGTGCGCTGTACTACACCGAGTCCACCCTGGTCGAGTTCTGCCAGCGTGGTGCGGACCTGCTCACCGACGTGTTCGGCCCCGAGGCCGACACCGAGTACTTCACCGAGCACGTCGGCATCGACGTCCACCACGGGCGGATGGCCCTGGAGAACCTGATCCTGCCGCTGGTCGACACGCACGGCGACTCGATCATTCCGGAGATCGTCCGCGGCTACGAGGAGTTCCAGCTCGTCTCGGAGATCGCCGACCATGACTTCGCCGAGCAGATCGGTTGGATGGACGGCCAGCCCGTCAACCGGCAACTCCACGACCCGGTCTGGGCCGCCATTCAGGCCGGTAGGGTCGACGCCCCGGTGGCCCACCTGGTTGAACCGCGCGGCGAGTTGTCCAACACCCACTGCCACGACGGCGACGAACTGTGCCACATCGTTTCCGGCACGATGCGCTTCGAGTCCGGCTTCGGCTCCTCGCAGATCCTTGAGGCGGGACAAGGCATCGTCATCCACCGCAACCGGCTGCACGGCGCCAACATCGAGTCGGATGAGTGCGTGTACGAGATCCACTCCATCGGTGACCACCGCGCATGCCTGTCGTGA
- a CDS encoding Rieske 2Fe-2S domain-containing protein, which produces MPVVTFTVEGRDNCVTAGVEAYMWARTAYGSFVLPVRCPHRGGPLNLANFEPGRTRLVCPWHGRATSVTKAIKAGVPAVRRGNRVTAVLPDTVKAEVCTTEHRPVSKVLSGR; this is translated from the coding sequence ATGCCTGTCGTGACGTTCACCGTGGAGGGGCGCGACAACTGCGTCACCGCTGGCGTCGAGGCATACATGTGGGCCCGCACCGCGTACGGCTCCTTCGTGCTGCCGGTGCGGTGCCCACATCGAGGCGGGCCGCTGAACCTCGCGAACTTCGAGCCCGGCCGTACTCGGCTGGTCTGCCCGTGGCACGGCCGGGCCACCTCGGTGACCAAGGCGATCAAGGCCGGGGTGCCGGCGGTGCGGCGGGGTAACCGGGTCACCGCGGTGCTGCCGGACACCGTCAAGGCCGAGGTCTGCACTACCGAGCACCGCCCGGTGTCCAAGGTGCTGTCCGGCCGGTAG
- a CDS encoding helix-turn-helix transcriptional regulator produces the protein MIHPSLDAVGPAAFFGALGDPVRLEIIRQLAVDGCAVCSDFRVEVSMSTLSHHLRILRAAGLIRVSRDGRYRRHELRRAEVEARFPGLLESVIAAVDPPARTSETPRVPHRGRTRGRSGTGAR, from the coding sequence TTGATTCATCCGTCCCTGGATGCGGTGGGACCGGCGGCCTTCTTCGGTGCTCTCGGCGATCCGGTCCGTCTGGAGATCATCCGTCAGTTGGCCGTCGACGGATGCGCCGTGTGCAGCGACTTCCGCGTCGAGGTGAGCATGTCGACGCTGTCGCACCATCTGCGGATCCTGCGGGCTGCGGGGCTGATCCGGGTAAGCCGGGACGGCCGGTACCGGCGGCACGAACTGCGCCGGGCCGAGGTCGAGGCGCGGTTCCCGGGGCTGCTGGAGTCGGTCATCGCCGCGGTCGATCCGCCGGCCCGGACGTCCGAGACCCCGCGAGTGCCACACCGCGGCCGGACGCGGGGCCGCAGCGGCACGGGAGCACGCTGA
- a CDS encoding MFS transporter, translating to MATSTDSPPTTAGVNTARTLAVGCLAYGMTVVDTTIVNVALPSIQSDVGAGVATLQWIVDGYVLVLAALLLSGGALVDRFGAARVLRTGIVVFTVASALCAAAWSGPALVSARIIQGLGAAMLIPATLAVVAQAFPAAAGRARAIAIVATVAGSPQAFGPTLGGGLVDAIGWRSIFLVNLPLGAAALVLALRGLPGNPPNRNRTLDLLGQAIAAGALGALTYGLIEAGRAGWGSPSVAVALSVGVALAVAFVVVEHRVGDPVLPPDLLRSRQLLPYVSTGLLLFITYYGLLFTVNLYFQRFQGLSALDAGLRLLPAAIPVFVLPLLISRLARKVGAAVLTGAGLALGVAGALSFLLVDEGTSGIITSIALILVGSGVGVATAPQIALVLSASPPARAGIASGLVNVGRQSGLVIGVALLGGLVSGGTRWSVGLHHGAWLAAAASLLGLIVLVAAALGGRTSTRTA from the coding sequence GTGGCAACCAGCACCGATAGCCCGCCGACGACGGCCGGCGTCAACACCGCCCGCACCCTGGCCGTCGGATGCCTCGCGTACGGCATGACGGTCGTCGACACCACAATCGTCAACGTGGCACTGCCCTCGATCCAGTCCGATGTGGGCGCCGGGGTGGCCACCCTGCAGTGGATCGTGGACGGCTACGTGCTGGTCCTCGCGGCCCTGCTGCTGTCCGGCGGCGCCCTGGTCGACCGCTTCGGAGCGGCGCGGGTGCTGCGTACCGGAATCGTGGTCTTCACCGTCGCCTCGGCGCTGTGCGCCGCGGCCTGGTCCGGACCGGCGCTGGTCAGCGCCCGGATCATCCAGGGCCTCGGCGCGGCGATGCTGATCCCGGCCACCCTGGCGGTGGTCGCCCAGGCATTCCCGGCGGCGGCCGGCCGCGCCCGGGCCATCGCCATCGTCGCCACCGTCGCCGGCAGCCCGCAGGCGTTCGGGCCGACCCTCGGCGGCGGCCTGGTCGACGCGATCGGGTGGCGCAGCATCTTCCTGGTCAACCTGCCGCTCGGCGCGGCGGCCCTGGTGCTGGCGCTGCGCGGGCTGCCGGGCAACCCGCCCAACCGCAACCGGACGCTCGACCTGCTCGGGCAGGCCATCGCCGCCGGCGCGCTCGGCGCGCTGACCTACGGGCTGATCGAGGCCGGCCGGGCCGGCTGGGGCTCTCCGAGCGTCGCCGTCGCGCTCTCCGTCGGGGTCGCCCTCGCCGTGGCGTTCGTCGTGGTCGAGCACCGGGTCGGCGATCCGGTCCTGCCGCCCGACCTGCTTCGCAGCCGCCAACTGCTGCCGTACGTGAGCACCGGGCTGCTGCTGTTCATCACGTACTACGGCCTGCTGTTCACCGTGAACCTGTACTTCCAGCGGTTCCAGGGGCTCTCCGCCCTCGACGCGGGACTGCGGCTGCTGCCGGCGGCCATTCCGGTCTTCGTGCTGCCGCTGCTGATCAGCCGCCTGGCCCGCAAGGTCGGCGCGGCCGTCCTGACCGGGGCCGGACTCGCCCTCGGGGTCGCCGGAGCGCTGAGCTTCCTGCTGGTCGACGAGGGTACGTCCGGCATCATCACGTCGATCGCCCTGATCCTGGTCGGGTCCGGAGTCGGGGTCGCCACCGCGCCGCAGATCGCGCTGGTCCTGTCCGCGTCGCCGCCGGCCCGTGCCGGGATCGCGTCCGGGCTGGTCAACGTCGGCCGGCAGAGCGGCCTGGTCATCGGCGTGGCGCTGCTGGGTGGCCTGGTGAGCGGCGGCACCCGGTGGTCGGTGGGTCTGCATCACGGCGCCTGGCTGGCAGCCGCGGCGAGCCTGCTCGGCCTGATCGTGTTGGTCGCCGCGGCGCTGGGCGGCCGGACCTCCACCCGGACCGCCTGA
- a CDS encoding MarR family winged helix-turn-helix transcriptional regulator, protein MSEGPSVEPQALVPPELADRMDYLFCKVAETLKRRADESFVEVGLRSNQHTLLRVLRAAGPLSQQDIALRLSVDPSTVLDQVDQLEARGLLTRTRNPADRRAYLVRLSDEGRRQLDVGDERADSMQADLFAALAPGDAARLHQLLKKLAAGLRPE, encoded by the coding sequence GTGTCGGAAGGACCTTCGGTCGAGCCGCAGGCGCTCGTGCCTCCGGAGCTGGCCGACCGGATGGACTACCTGTTCTGCAAGGTCGCGGAGACGCTCAAGCGGCGCGCCGACGAGTCGTTCGTCGAGGTCGGACTGCGGAGCAACCAGCACACCCTGCTGCGCGTCCTGCGCGCGGCCGGGCCGCTGAGCCAGCAGGACATCGCGCTGCGGCTCTCGGTCGACCCGAGCACCGTGCTGGATCAGGTGGATCAGTTGGAGGCGCGCGGCCTGCTGACCCGCACCCGCAACCCCGCCGACCGCCGGGCATATCTGGTACGCCTGAGCGACGAGGGTCGCCGGCAGTTGGACGTGGGCGACGAACGGGCGGACAGCATGCAGGCCGACCTGTTCGCCGCGCTCGCCCCGGGCGACGCGGCCCGGCTGCACCAGTTGCTCAAGAAGCTCGCGGCCGGCCTGCGCCCGGAGTGA
- a CDS encoding acyl carrier protein, producing MQLRKIHIDERAYRTHAPDEDGCGPAAAPDATPYSAICGIGEGGAELAPAARTPVELATGAATAALVDAGVDAGRLDWVLAATGAESPPVAADVAGRIGAPGAAAVDIRAGGTASGHGLALADSLVRSGPGPGGHVLLIEVYAAEAGLALLVGPGDAGPPGAQVIHLPRRSARPPQPLQPSRPTPDELVDAVAEALRTLLPGGGRADRDTSFFADRYGGPVLVAETLAEVEPGLGVRLPHRQLMAVRTVGDLVDRLDELLGPAGGVAA from the coding sequence GTGCAACTGCGCAAAATTCACATCGACGAACGCGCGTACCGCACGCATGCGCCCGACGAGGACGGGTGCGGCCCGGCCGCCGCGCCCGACGCGACGCCGTACTCGGCAATCTGTGGGATCGGCGAGGGCGGCGCCGAACTCGCGCCCGCCGCCCGCACGCCGGTCGAGCTGGCCACCGGCGCCGCCACCGCGGCGCTGGTGGACGCCGGAGTCGACGCGGGCCGGCTCGACTGGGTGCTGGCGGCGACCGGCGCCGAGTCGCCACCGGTCGCCGCCGACGTGGCCGGCCGCATCGGCGCCCCCGGCGCCGCGGCCGTGGACATCCGTGCCGGTGGGACCGCGTCCGGCCATGGCCTTGCCCTGGCCGACAGCCTCGTCCGGTCCGGTCCCGGTCCGGGCGGTCACGTCCTGCTCATCGAGGTGTACGCCGCCGAGGCCGGGCTCGCCCTGCTGGTCGGACCCGGCGACGCCGGGCCACCGGGGGCGCAGGTGATTCACCTGCCCCGACGGTCCGCCCGGCCGCCGCAGCCGCTACAGCCGTCCCGGCCGACCCCGGACGAACTGGTCGACGCCGTCGCCGAGGCGCTGCGCACGCTGCTGCCGGGCGGCGGCCGGGCGGACCGGGACACGTCGTTCTTCGCCGACCGGTACGGCGGCCCGGTGCTGGTCGCCGAGACCCTGGCCGAGGTGGAGCCGGGACTGGGCGTACGGCTGCCGCACCGGCAACTGATGGCGGTACGCACCGTCGGTGACCTCGTCGACCGGCTCGATGAACTCCTCGGGCCGGCGGGAGGTGTCGCCGCGTGA
- a CDS encoding AvrD family protein, whose protein sequence is MTRLRAPRSIDDYLGPGEDRFFGGGYRRVSQHLEALTLVSDGTAVTAAGTARVRYPPDWSRKSAGRVLRPHLSSVDALVLAVALAEAGLTRAHGFGPRQRGRSWLRAVTMRAGRQPDEALAGIPVSAVVAPSGAAARLPGFAVSAADCTIGGIRIRCEVEHPAGAGAAGIGAAGIGPLGHRAVRRAGGEPASTAPRAYRSVDDLIGPAADRYYGEGLRHRTQLVEQVAVDLPAQRVGAAVRIRPEPGRPAPSDGVEAAYQPAATMLDCMTSIAQLAQVLMYELDGLGRQASNTLWMRRVALRRDRPDQPLPDLIGATTSATNSRLVPLADTVWRVCDLVCTFDGIEAEYSIAHQLPKESRPS, encoded by the coding sequence GTGACGAGGCTCCGTGCGCCCCGATCGATCGACGACTACCTCGGCCCGGGGGAGGACCGCTTTTTCGGCGGCGGGTACCGGCGGGTCAGCCAGCACCTTGAGGCACTCACGCTGGTCAGCGACGGTACGGCGGTCACCGCCGCCGGCACCGCCCGGGTGCGGTATCCGCCGGACTGGTCCCGCAAGTCGGCCGGGCGCGTACTGCGACCGCATCTGAGCAGTGTGGACGCGCTGGTGCTGGCGGTGGCGCTGGCCGAGGCGGGCCTGACCCGCGCCCACGGGTTCGGCCCGCGGCAGCGCGGCCGGAGCTGGCTGCGGGCGGTGACCATGCGGGCCGGCCGGCAGCCCGACGAGGCGCTTGCCGGGATTCCGGTCAGCGCCGTGGTCGCGCCCAGCGGCGCGGCGGCCCGGTTGCCCGGGTTCGCGGTGTCGGCCGCCGACTGCACGATCGGAGGCATCCGGATCCGCTGCGAGGTGGAGCACCCGGCCGGCGCCGGAGCGGCCGGCATCGGAGCGGCCGGCATCGGACCGCTCGGCCACCGGGCGGTCCGCCGGGCCGGTGGTGAGCCGGCATCGACCGCACCGCGGGCGTACCGATCGGTCGACGACCTGATCGGGCCGGCCGCGGACCGGTACTACGGGGAAGGGCTCCGCCACCGAACGCAACTCGTCGAGCAGGTCGCCGTCGACCTGCCCGCCCAGCGGGTCGGCGCCGCGGTGCGGATCCGTCCGGAACCGGGGCGGCCGGCGCCCAGCGACGGCGTCGAGGCGGCCTACCAGCCGGCGGCGACGATGCTCGACTGCATGACGAGCATCGCGCAACTGGCCCAGGTGCTGATGTACGAACTGGACGGCCTGGGCCGACAGGCCAGCAACACCCTCTGGATGCGCCGGGTGGCGTTGCGCCGGGACCGGCCCGACCAGCCGTTGCCGGACCTGATCGGCGCGACCACCTCGGCGACCAACAGCCGGTTGGTCCCGCTCGCCGACACCGTGTGGCGGGTCTGTGACCTGGTCTGCACCTTCGACGGCATCGAAGCCGAGTACTCCATCGCCCATCAACTACCGAAGGAGTCACGCCCGTCATGA
- a CDS encoding ATP-binding protein codes for MRIAVSGTYSTGKTTTSIALAELTGIPRTHAKTMREILPEALPGKRLEDCTGPELFQLGMRRYAERAVHESHLADGFISDGSSIHEWVYGKVRVLVGIHPTDDGAVPGGPVTTEQRLFEEVIDNMGAVVKQHAKRAYDVFLHLPVEFPLVADGHRPVSERFRRLSDELLLSTLEEYGIPYHIVGGTIAQRLRRAVELLDLPVRVDLDEAVARAYAEMAALDTSSETDRAVARS; via the coding sequence ATGAGGATCGCGGTTTCCGGCACGTACTCGACCGGAAAGACCACCACCTCCATCGCGCTGGCCGAGCTGACCGGGATCCCGCGCACCCACGCCAAGACGATGCGGGAGATCCTGCCCGAGGCGCTGCCGGGCAAGCGGTTGGAGGACTGCACCGGCCCGGAGCTGTTCCAGCTCGGCATGCGCCGGTACGCGGAACGCGCCGTACACGAGAGCCACCTCGCCGATGGATTCATCTCCGACGGTTCCTCGATCCACGAGTGGGTGTACGGCAAGGTCCGGGTCCTGGTGGGCATCCACCCCACCGACGACGGGGCTGTCCCGGGCGGGCCGGTGACCACGGAACAGCGCCTGTTCGAAGAGGTCATCGACAACATGGGTGCGGTGGTCAAGCAGCACGCCAAGCGGGCGTACGACGTGTTCCTGCACCTGCCGGTGGAGTTCCCGCTGGTGGCCGACGGGCACCGCCCGGTGTCGGAACGGTTCCGCCGACTCTCCGACGAACTTTTGCTGTCCACCCTGGAGGAGTATGGCATTCCATACCATATCGTCGGCGGAACGATCGCGCAGCGGCTGCGGCGGGCGGTGGAACTGCTCGACCTGCCGGTCCGTGTCGACCTCGACGAGGCCGTCGCCCGCGCGTACGCCGAGATGGCCGCGCTGGACACCAGCAGTGAGACCGACCGGGCCGTGGCCCGTAGCTGA
- a CDS encoding NADH:flavin oxidoreductase, translating to METSLAALFTPFTVGPLHLPNRIVMAPMTRNFSPGGVPGPDVAAYYARRARHGVGLIITEGTTIDHPVASSSPTVPRFHGADALAGWARVVDEVHREGGRILAQLWHVGIDPQAPPPYPQAPPVGPSGMIAPGMTVTRPMSPADIAEVVDAFARAAAEARRLGFDGLELHGAHGYLIDQFLWAGTNRRADGYGGSPGARARFAAEVVAACRAAVGPDFPILLRISQWKVADFHARLADDPDELAELLAPLVDAGVDVFDCSTRRFWLPAFEGSPLGLAGWVKRLTGRPTIAVGSVGLDNSEFLDSLMTGKGAANARLDEVVDRLAAGEFDLVALGRLLLSDPRWVEKIRDGRFTELAPFSADALAVLS from the coding sequence GTGGAGACGTCGCTGGCCGCGCTGTTCACGCCGTTCACGGTCGGGCCGCTGCACCTGCCCAACCGCATCGTGATGGCCCCGATGACCCGCAACTTCTCGCCCGGTGGCGTGCCCGGACCCGATGTGGCCGCCTACTACGCCCGGCGGGCACGGCACGGGGTCGGGCTGATCATCACCGAGGGTACGACGATCGACCACCCGGTCGCGTCGAGCAGCCCGACCGTGCCGCGCTTCCACGGGGCCGACGCGCTCGCCGGGTGGGCCCGGGTCGTCGACGAGGTGCACCGCGAAGGCGGCCGGATCCTCGCCCAACTGTGGCACGTGGGCATCGACCCGCAGGCGCCACCGCCGTACCCGCAGGCGCCGCCGGTCGGCCCGTCCGGAATGATCGCGCCGGGAATGACGGTGACCCGGCCGATGAGCCCGGCCGACATCGCCGAGGTGGTGGACGCCTTCGCCCGGGCCGCCGCCGAGGCCCGCCGGCTCGGCTTCGACGGCCTCGAACTGCACGGCGCGCACGGCTACCTCATCGACCAGTTCCTCTGGGCGGGTACCAACCGGCGCGCCGACGGCTACGGCGGGAGCCCGGGAGCCCGGGCACGGTTCGCCGCCGAGGTGGTGGCCGCCTGCCGAGCCGCGGTCGGCCCGGACTTCCCGATCCTGCTGCGGATATCGCAGTGGAAGGTGGCCGACTTCCACGCCCGCCTCGCCGACGACCCGGACGAGTTGGCGGAACTGCTCGCGCCGCTGGTCGACGCCGGGGTCGACGTCTTCGACTGCTCGACCCGCCGGTTCTGGCTGCCGGCCTTCGAGGGCTCACCGCTGGGACTGGCCGGCTGGGTCAAGCGGCTCACCGGCCGCCCGACGATCGCGGTCGGCTCGGTGGGGCTGGACAACAGCGAGTTCCTCGACAGCCTGATGACCGGCAAGGGCGCGGCCAACGCCCGTCTGGACGAGGTCGTCGACCGGCTGGCCGCCGGAGAGTTCGACCTGGTGGCACTCGGCCGGCTGCTGCTGTCGGACCCGAGGTGGGTGGAGAAGATCCGTGACGGCCGCTTCACCGAGCTGGCGCCGTTCAGCGCCGACGCACTGGCCGTGCTGAGCTGA
- a CDS encoding SDR family NAD(P)-dependent oxidoreductase, producing MAGPPSEPMSALAGRVVALTGAGRGLGLLTVETLLRAGALVIANHRSYSPELAALRDRHPETLFLVPGDVGEERTGEAIAAAAGALGRLDVLVCNAAITRDRPLAMMPVADWDEVMRVNLRGAFLATKHALRLMIRRRYGRLIYVSSLAAVVGNQGQANYAASKAALHGLSNSVAQEYAGYNIRSVVLSPGLLDAGLGAELDDGIHRQKAERSLLGTGEARSVAATLAFLASPAADYMNAVVIRSDGGIRY from the coding sequence ATGGCCGGACCGCCGAGCGAACCGATGTCCGCGCTGGCCGGCCGCGTCGTCGCACTGACCGGGGCCGGGCGCGGGCTCGGCCTGCTCACCGTTGAGACGCTGCTGCGGGCCGGTGCCCTGGTGATCGCCAACCACCGGTCGTACTCCCCGGAACTGGCCGCGTTGCGGGACCGCCACCCGGAGACCCTGTTCCTGGTGCCGGGCGACGTCGGTGAGGAGCGCACGGGTGAAGCGATCGCCGCCGCGGCCGGTGCGCTGGGCCGGCTCGATGTGCTGGTCTGCAATGCCGCGATCACCCGGGACCGTCCGCTGGCGATGATGCCGGTCGCGGACTGGGACGAGGTGATGCGGGTCAACCTGCGGGGCGCCTTCCTGGCCACGAAGCACGCGCTGCGGCTGATGATCCGCCGCCGCTACGGGCGGCTGATCTACGTCTCGTCGCTGGCCGCCGTGGTGGGCAACCAGGGGCAGGCCAACTACGCGGCGAGCAAGGCCGCCCTGCACGGACTGTCGAACTCGGTCGCCCAGGAGTACGCCGGATACAACATCCGCTCGGTGGTGCTGTCCCCGGGACTGCTCGACGCCGGCCTGGGCGCGGAACTCGACGACGGAATCCATCGGCAGAAGGCGGAGCGCAGCCTGCTCGGGACCGGCGAGGCGCGATCGGTCGCGGCGACCCTCGCCTTCCTTGCCAGCCCCGCCGCCGACTACATGAACGCCGTCGTCATCCGCAGCGACGGCGGGATCCGCTACTGA
- a CDS encoding helix-turn-helix transcriptional regulator: protein MDRHPGGAFPSLASYWLRRTGQDVLYLSGGHSAAGCDPAILERCQRELETLAERGARIRMLCHPDSIHLPSHRDFTRRLINRGARVRISTAVQYGTAVFDGRCALVWRGALNASHPYVLIHTPDLVGPVAGLAEGIWTSAVGLNDVERHLAGELGSDQISEVLTLLAQGHKDEVAARMLGVSLRTYRRQVAVAMRRLGARSRFEAGARATSLGLVAGTPPDA from the coding sequence GTGGATCGACACCCGGGAGGCGCCTTTCCCAGCCTGGCCAGCTACTGGCTGCGACGCACCGGGCAGGACGTGCTCTACCTCAGCGGCGGCCACTCCGCCGCGGGCTGCGACCCCGCCATCCTGGAGCGATGCCAACGGGAACTGGAGACGCTGGCCGAACGGGGCGCCCGCATCCGGATGCTGTGCCATCCCGACTCGATCCACCTGCCCTCACACCGGGACTTCACCCGCAGGCTGATCAACAGAGGCGCACGGGTGCGGATCTCCACCGCGGTCCAGTACGGCACGGCGGTCTTCGACGGCCGGTGCGCCCTCGTCTGGCGCGGCGCCCTGAACGCGTCGCATCCGTATGTGCTGATCCACACGCCCGACCTGGTCGGGCCGGTGGCGGGGCTGGCGGAAGGCATCTGGACCTCGGCGGTGGGGCTGAACGACGTCGAGCGGCACCTGGCCGGCGAACTGGGATCCGACCAGATATCGGAGGTCCTCACCCTGCTCGCGCAGGGACACAAGGACGAGGTGGCCGCCCGGATGCTCGGCGTCTCGCTGCGCACGTACCGCCGGCAGGTGGCCGTCGCGATGCGCCGGCTGGGCGCCCGGTCCCGGTTCGAGGCCGGCGCCCGGGCGACGAGCCTGGGCCTGGTCGCCGGCACCCCTCCGGACGCCTGA
- a CDS encoding DUF2231 domain-containing protein, with amino-acid sequence MESRLKVLGHPVHPMLVMFPVALFVTAVLFDLADAFGGPRVLGEVAYWDILVGLVLGVLGAAAGLFDLLAIPAGTRAKRVGVLHALVNSGVLLLFAGVWAVRTSAAQPAAGGGLLAIEVVALAGVAVGAWFGGELVDRLGVGVDPDADLDAASSLRPTGPPNSKLSQMGDAP; translated from the coding sequence ATGGAGAGCCGACTCAAGGTGCTGGGCCACCCGGTACATCCCATGCTGGTCATGTTCCCGGTGGCGCTGTTCGTCACGGCGGTCCTGTTCGACCTGGCCGACGCGTTCGGCGGTCCTCGGGTGCTCGGCGAGGTGGCGTACTGGGACATCCTCGTCGGCCTGGTGCTGGGCGTGCTGGGCGCCGCGGCCGGCCTTTTCGACCTGCTGGCGATCCCGGCCGGCACCCGGGCCAAGCGGGTCGGCGTCCTGCACGCGCTGGTGAACTCCGGCGTCCTGCTGCTCTTCGCCGGCGTCTGGGCGGTCCGCACGTCGGCGGCCCAGCCGGCGGCCGGCGGCGGCCTGCTGGCCATCGAGGTGGTCGCGCTGGCCGGGGTGGCGGTCGGAGCGTGGTTCGGCGGCGAACTCGTCGACCGGCTCGGGGTCGGCGTCGATCCCGACGCCGACCTGGACGCGGCCAGTTCGCTGCGCCCGACCGGCCCGCCCAACAGCAAGCTCAGCCAGATGGGGGATGCGCCTTGA
- a CDS encoding Hsp20/alpha crystallin family protein, with protein sequence MTAPRRADRWDPLAELQALRAELGRLVGTALVGSGGGTPDVELTESADGWRVVARLPGVAPDEVAVELDDRDLCIRARSEEEVNTDLGMPGSGSRSRSFEHRVALPSQVDADRIDAVMDHGLLTVHLPRSSRSSRRTITIGRASYGAGLPAAVSPDPAADRELHHPDVADTTLRRPS encoded by the coding sequence TTGACCGCACCGCGACGCGCCGACCGGTGGGATCCGTTGGCCGAACTTCAGGCGCTGCGGGCCGAACTCGGCCGGCTGGTCGGCACCGCCCTGGTCGGTTCCGGTGGCGGTACGCCGGACGTCGAGCTGACCGAGTCCGCGGACGGCTGGCGGGTCGTGGCGCGGCTGCCCGGCGTCGCGCCGGACGAGGTCGCCGTGGAACTGGACGACCGGGACCTGTGCATCCGCGCCCGCTCCGAGGAGGAGGTGAACACCGACCTCGGGATGCCGGGCAGCGGCTCGCGGAGCCGGTCGTTCGAACACCGGGTCGCGTTGCCGAGCCAGGTGGACGCCGACCGGATCGACGCGGTGATGGACCACGGCCTGCTCACCGTGCACCTGCCGCGCTCCTCCCGAAGCTCCCGGCGGACCATCACGATCGGCCGGGCCAGTTACGGCGCCGGCCTGCCGGCCGCCGTCTCGCCCGACCCGGCCGCGGACCGCGAACTGCACCACCCGGACGTCGCGGACACCACGCTGCGCCGGCCGAGCTGA